The nucleotide sequence TAGCTTGCCTATGCATGTATAGGCAAGGAAAAGTAGATAGACTGATTCCCGACATCACATTAACACCTCCCCCTTTGCCCCTATGATTCTTTAACTTTCCTACTACCAACTTTTTGTCGATTGGATTTGAATGTCGTAACAATATGTCATACGATTCTTCCAAATTTATGCAACAGTTAGACAAAATACTCTGAGGGTGTTTGATAATCTTATTTACAGGAGGACAATACATGTATGCAGAGTGGATTCTTTTAATGAATTTTTTAATGAATCTCGTACTACTAAAATTTACCGCAACCATAACATATACCATCATTCCAATTTGGAGATTACTATTAGGGGCCTTTTGTAGTGCGCTGATCGCTGTGTTATTTATGGGAAACATATTTATGTTGCTTGTAAGTTTCATCGTACTATTAGGCATTGCCTTTTCATTTAAATGGAAAATATTTTACGAGCAAGGGAAGTGGATTGTTGTCGCTACTTTGCTCGCAGGTGGATTAATAACAGCGTTACAACCATTTTTGCTTGCATCTCCATTTTTCGTTTATATTTTTTTATGTTTCGGCATAGTATGTATTAGTTTGACAGTGATGAAACAAGGCTGGTTTCAAAAACTGCAGAATGTTGCACAAAGTCGGTATGTAACGACAAGCAAAGTAGAACTGTTTGAACAGCAAATGGAGCTCGTAACATATATCGATACCGGAAATGAATGCACTGAACCTTTAAGTCAGGCACCGGTCCATTTTATTTCGTTTAAATCAGTTCAATCGATGTTACCGGATGAATTTAGTGAATGCCTGCTCAAATGGAATGAGCAGGAGCCTTACTCACTGACAATGTTTTCAAAGGAAATACAGAAAAGAATACGTATAGTTCCTATTACAACGGTTCAAAAAGGCACATTACTCGTACCGGCCTTTCGTGCCACAATTGTCATTCAGAACAAGACGTATCCAAATCACTATGTTGTATTTACGAAAAATGATGCGCGCTTTCCGCAAAATGCACAAATGATTGCACATGTGTTTGTCCTAACGAATTCATAAGGGAGGATCGATATTGCTTAAAAAAATTCAATCGATAATTTTAAACATACTAAGCTACTTTAGAAGAAAAAAAGGGACATACTATATAGGGGGACATGATTCATTGCCTATTCCATTAACTAGAGAAGAAGAAGTTGTCGTAGTCGAAGCATTTATGAATGGTGACTTGCATGCCAGAGATATGTTAATTGAAAGAAATTTACGATTAGTCGTTTATATTGCAAGACGTTTTGATAATACGAGCACGCCGATTGAGGATTTAATCAGCATCGGTTCCATTGGCCTTATTAAAGCGATTGAAACATTTAATTTGGACAAAAACATTAAATTAGCGACGTATGCATCGCGCTGTATCGAAAATGAAATATTGATGCATTTACGAAAGACGAGCCGCATGAAAGGCGAAGTTTCCTTTGATGAACCGTTAAATGCGGATGCAGATGGTAATGAACTACTACTTTCAGATATATTAGGGACAGAAGAGCATATTATAACACTTGACGTAGAACGTAAAATTGAGCGTCAGCATATGTTTAATGCCATTAATCAGCTGACACCTCGTGAAAAATATATTATGGAATGTCGTTTTGGCCTAAATGGTAAAGAAGAAATGACGCAAAAGGAAGTTGCGGACCATTTAGGTATTTCACAATCTTATATTTCAAGGTTGGAGAAAAAAATTATTATGGACTTACGTGAATTCTTGAACGAACCAATTGCATAAGATGGTTAAATTTGGCGCGCATAGCGATGACCATTTCGGACAAAATGATTGAAAAGACAAAAGACAATCTAGTTCGGAAGGTGAAGTTGGATGCGTACAAAAGTGGAATTATGTGGTGTGGATACATCTACATTACCAGTACTGAAGCCAGATGAAATGAAAGATTTATTTATACGATTACAGCAAGGAGAATGGATTGTTCGTGAGCAGCTAGTTTTCTGCAATTTACGATTAGTGCTCAGCATTGTCGGCCGTTATGCCTATCGTGGCGAACAGGCAGATGATTTATTCCAAGTAGGATGTATTGGTTTATTAAAAGCGATTGATAATTTTGATTTAAAGCATAATGTTCGATTTTCAACATATGCTGTACCGATGATTATGGGAGAAATCCGCAGACACCTGCGCGATCATCATGCACTGCGTGTGTCTCGTTCATTGCGCGATATTGCGTATAAAGCGATGAAAGCAAAGGAACAATTTATTGCGGAACATTTAACAGAACCCACAATCGAGCAATTGGCACAGGCAATTGAGATGAAAAAAGAAGATGTATTGTTTGCTCTTGATGCGATTCAAGACCCGATGTCACTGCAGGAACCGATTTATTCCGATGGTGGCGATGCAATCTTTATGATTGACCAAATTAAAGATAAAGTGACAGAAGAGCATTGGGTCGGCTCGATTTCATTGCAAGAAAGTATGAAAAAGCTAAATAGCAGACAAAAAATGATTATAGAAAAGCGCTTTTTCCTAGGAGAAACTCAAACGGAAATTGCCCAATCTTTAGGTATTTCACAAGCGCAAATATCAAGATTGGAAAAGAGTGCGGTAGAATTGATGAAGCGGGATTTCCGTTAAATAGATAGAAATTCTGAGGGACTGTCCAACACGTAGGGCTGTCCCTTTCATCATAATTTCACGATGTTTGAATACTTATAATGAGGTAAAAATAAATTAATGATACAGAGAGGATGGAGGAATGCGATTTTCATCCGTTCAGGAAAAGGAAATCATTGAGGCAACAAGCGGAAAGTTTATCGGTTATATTGTTGATGCGGAAGTGGACGAAAAAGAAGGTGCCATTACGGCATTTATAATTTCCCCTCCGAAAAAGTTTTACCATTTATTTCAAGGGGAAGAGTTAGTTAAGAAAATTCTCTTTAGTAATATACTCACAGTCGGAAAAGATGTCATCTTAGTGAAATCACCGGATGAATAGTTCACGCTATTCATTGAAAATTAAACTAGCACTTGATACAATGAGAGAAACTATTGTTGTAAAGTTGGGAAAAAAGTGAC is from Solibacillus isronensis and encodes:
- a CDS encoding sigma-E processing peptidase SpoIIGA, which encodes MYAEWILLMNFLMNLVLLKFTATITYTIIPIWRLLLGAFCSALIAVLFMGNIFMLLVSFIVLLGIAFSFKWKIFYEQGKWIVVATLLAGGLITALQPFLLASPFFVYIFLCFGIVCISLTVMKQGWFQKLQNVAQSRYVTTSKVELFEQQMELVTYIDTGNECTEPLSQAPVHFISFKSVQSMLPDEFSECLLKWNEQEPYSLTMFSKEIQKRIRIVPITTVQKGTLLVPAFRATIVIQNKTYPNHYVVFTKNDARFPQNAQMIAHVFVLTNS
- the sigE gene encoding RNA polymerase sporulation sigma factor SigE, yielding MLKKIQSIILNILSYFRRKKGTYYIGGHDSLPIPLTREEEVVVVEAFMNGDLHARDMLIERNLRLVVYIARRFDNTSTPIEDLISIGSIGLIKAIETFNLDKNIKLATYASRCIENEILMHLRKTSRMKGEVSFDEPLNADADGNELLLSDILGTEEHIITLDVERKIERQHMFNAINQLTPREKYIMECRFGLNGKEEMTQKEVADHLGISQSYISRLEKKIIMDLREFLNEPIA
- the sigG gene encoding RNA polymerase sporulation sigma factor SigG, with translation MRTKVELCGVDTSTLPVLKPDEMKDLFIRLQQGEWIVREQLVFCNLRLVLSIVGRYAYRGEQADDLFQVGCIGLLKAIDNFDLKHNVRFSTYAVPMIMGEIRRHLRDHHALRVSRSLRDIAYKAMKAKEQFIAEHLTEPTIEQLAQAIEMKKEDVLFALDAIQDPMSLQEPIYSDGGDAIFMIDQIKDKVTEEHWVGSISLQESMKKLNSRQKMIIEKRFFLGETQTEIAQSLGISQAQISRLEKSAVELMKRDFR
- a CDS encoding PRC-barrel domain-containing protein; protein product: MRFSSVQEKEIIEATSGKFIGYIVDAEVDEKEGAITAFIISPPKKFYHLFQGEELVKKILFSNILTVGKDVILVKSPDE